One stretch of Streptomyces sp. MMBL 11-1 DNA includes these proteins:
- a CDS encoding peptidoglycan D,D-transpeptidase FtsI family protein has protein sequence MPPKEPPRRRVPGPARPRSGGSGSGRSGARPPARRPRPTPGRTSARGGTPRSLRLGSPRPRLRLVSLGLTLVMLAFVARLLQVQAVDASAYAAKAEKNRYLEYTVAAERGEITDRKGVALATSVDAHNITADPKLFTPEESHAPDAPQQAAALLAPILGKDVDELVKKLSTPKSRYTVLAHRQTPQVWKQIKDLKSVFAEKAYEDKLKGGPGANVLAGVLQVPTTKRVYPNGDLAAGILGFVSADGKGGGGLESQLNEELAGKDGKIRYAQAGGRRVPTAGSSEIPAVPGSDIELTIDRDIQWAAQKAISDQVEKSKADRGYVIVQNTRTGELLAMANAPGYDPNDLSQATAASLGNAALQDVYEPGSTSKVMSMAAVLEEKAATPGTHVTVPNRLHRGDRLFKDDVDHPTWYLTLNGVLAKSSNIGTILATGQLGKTQAEANQVLYSYLRKFGLGSRTGLGYPGESPGLLAHPKDWSTSQQYTIPFGQGLSLNAVQAASVYSTIANGGVRIAPTLVRGAKGSDGRFTAAEAPEENRVVSEKTAKTLATMLESVVDDREGTGTKAAIPGYRVAGKTGTANRVDPVRGVYKGYTASFAGFAPADNPQVTVYCAIQNPTKGSYFGGQICGPIYKQVMEFALKTLQTPPSGSEPPRLPVSFKPGE, from the coding sequence GTGCCGCCCAAGGAACCGCCGCGCCGCCGCGTACCCGGACCGGCCCGCCCCCGCAGCGGGGGATCAGGATCCGGCCGCTCCGGCGCGCGCCCACCGGCCCGCCGCCCCCGCCCCACGCCGGGGCGCACCTCCGCGCGCGGAGGCACACCGCGCTCCCTGCGCCTCGGCAGCCCCCGCCCCCGGCTGCGGCTCGTCAGCCTCGGGCTGACGCTGGTCATGCTGGCCTTCGTGGCCCGCCTGCTCCAGGTCCAGGCCGTCGACGCCAGCGCGTACGCGGCCAAGGCCGAGAAGAACCGTTACCTGGAGTACACGGTCGCCGCCGAGCGCGGCGAGATCACCGACCGCAAGGGCGTCGCGCTCGCCACCAGCGTGGACGCGCACAACATCACGGCCGACCCCAAGCTGTTCACGCCCGAGGAGAGCCACGCGCCCGACGCGCCCCAGCAGGCCGCGGCGCTGCTCGCCCCGATCCTCGGCAAGGACGTCGACGAGCTGGTCAAGAAGCTCTCGACGCCCAAGAGCCGCTACACCGTCCTCGCCCACCGGCAGACCCCCCAGGTCTGGAAGCAGATCAAGGACCTCAAGTCCGTCTTCGCCGAGAAGGCGTACGAGGACAAGCTCAAGGGCGGCCCCGGAGCCAACGTCCTGGCCGGCGTCCTCCAGGTGCCCACCACCAAGCGCGTCTACCCCAACGGGGACCTCGCCGCCGGGATACTGGGATTCGTCAGCGCCGACGGCAAGGGCGGCGGTGGCCTCGAATCGCAGCTGAACGAGGAACTCGCGGGCAAGGACGGCAAGATCCGCTACGCCCAGGCCGGCGGCCGCCGGGTCCCCACCGCGGGCAGCAGCGAGATCCCGGCCGTGCCCGGCTCCGACATCGAGCTGACCATCGACCGCGACATCCAGTGGGCCGCCCAGAAGGCCATCAGCGACCAGGTCGAGAAGTCCAAGGCCGACCGCGGCTACGTCATCGTGCAGAACACCCGGACCGGCGAGCTGCTGGCCATGGCCAACGCCCCCGGCTACGACCCCAACGACCTCTCCCAGGCGACCGCCGCCTCCCTCGGCAACGCGGCGCTCCAGGACGTGTACGAGCCCGGCTCCACCAGCAAGGTCATGTCCATGGCCGCCGTACTGGAGGAGAAGGCCGCCACACCCGGCACCCACGTCACCGTCCCCAACCGGCTGCACCGCGGCGACCGGCTCTTCAAGGACGACGTGGACCACCCCACCTGGTACCTCACGCTCAACGGGGTCCTCGCCAAGTCCAGCAACATCGGCACCATCCTGGCGACCGGCCAGCTCGGCAAGACCCAGGCGGAGGCCAACCAGGTCCTCTACTCCTACCTGCGCAAGTTCGGCCTCGGCTCCAGGACCGGGCTCGGCTACCCCGGGGAGTCGCCCGGACTGCTGGCCCACCCCAAGGACTGGTCGACCTCGCAGCAGTACACGATCCCCTTCGGCCAGGGCCTCTCCCTCAACGCCGTCCAGGCCGCCTCGGTCTACTCCACCATCGCCAACGGCGGCGTACGGATCGCCCCCACCCTCGTCCGCGGCGCCAAGGGCTCCGACGGCCGCTTCACGGCCGCCGAGGCCCCCGAGGAGAACCGGGTGGTCAGCGAGAAGACCGCCAAGACCCTGGCGACGATGCTGGAGTCCGTCGTCGACGACCGCGAAGGGACCGGCACCAAGGCCGCCATCCCCGGCTACCGGGTCGCGGGCAAGACCGGCACCGCCAACCGCGTCGACCCCGTCCGCGGCGTCTACAAGGGCTACACCGCCTCCTTCGCGGGCTTCGCCCCTGCCGACAACCCACAGGTCACCGTCTACTGCGCGATCCAGAACCCCACCAAGGGCAGCTACTTCGGCGGCCAGATCTGCGGCCCGATCTACAAGCAGGTCATGGAGTTCGCGCTCAAGACGCTCCAGACCCCACCGTCCGGCAGCGAGCCGCCCCGGCTGCCGGTGTCCTTCAAGCCCGGCGAGTGA
- a CDS encoding FtsB family cell division protein, whose product MSKPAAPLKGRAARLARLMPSTGPSTAARTPFVLLVVLLLGGGLITLLLLNSALNEGSFRLSELKRETTELTDEQQALQRDVDSRSQPDALERRARELGMVPGGSPAFLNPDGTVRGEPSEATAPPSPSPSPTPSPGAPTDAAPDPDASGAAAGPSGSAPSSGSVPATESGPATAPGAESPPPPTSPGR is encoded by the coding sequence GTGAGCAAGCCGGCCGCACCGCTGAAGGGGCGGGCCGCGCGGCTCGCCCGGCTGATGCCGTCCACCGGGCCCAGCACCGCGGCCCGCACCCCCTTCGTGCTGCTGGTCGTCCTGCTCCTGGGCGGCGGGCTCATCACCCTGCTCCTGCTGAACTCGGCGCTCAACGAAGGTTCGTTCAGGCTCAGCGAGCTGAAGCGGGAGACCACCGAGCTCACCGACGAGCAGCAGGCGCTCCAGCGCGACGTCGACAGCCGTTCCCAGCCCGACGCCCTGGAGCGCCGAGCCCGGGAGCTGGGCATGGTTCCCGGCGGCAGCCCCGCCTTCCTGAACCCCGACGGCACGGTCCGCGGCGAGCCCTCCGAGGCCACCGCCCCGCCGTCGCCGAGCCCCAGCCCCACGCCGAGCCCGGGCGCTCCGACGGACGCCGCACCGGACCCCGACGCCTCCGGGGCCGCGGCCGGCCCCTCCGGCTCCGCCCCGTCCTCCGGATCCGTCCCCGCGACCGAGTCCGGCCCCGCAACCGCCCCGGGGGCGGAGAGCCCCCCGCCCCCGACGAGCCCCGGCAGGTGA
- a CDS encoding AAA family ATPase — protein MTTYDDRASLTDLTTTAERVRRSVEGVIEGKPEVVRLSLTVLLAEGHLLIEDVPGVGKTMLAKALARSIDCSVRRIQFTPDLLPSDITGVSIFDQQRRDFEFKPGAIFAQIVIGDEINRASPKTQSALLESMEERQVTIDGHSYELPDPFMVVATQNPVEMEGTYPLPEAQRDRFMARVSIGYPSPEAELQMLDVHGGISPLDDLQPVAHAHDIVKLIDAVRTVHVADAVRRYAVELVGATRSHPDLRLGASPRATLHLLRAAKASAALSGRDYALPDDVQALATPVLAHRLLPTAQAQLNRRTAEQVVLEIIQRTPVPTSAGGTAPPAPGGQGPGRPLYHQHQPGARQL, from the coding sequence GTGACGACCTATGACGATCGAGCGAGCCTCACGGATCTGACCACCACAGCAGAGCGGGTGCGCAGGTCGGTCGAGGGGGTGATCGAGGGCAAGCCCGAGGTCGTACGGCTATCGCTGACCGTGCTCCTCGCCGAGGGGCATCTCCTCATCGAGGATGTCCCCGGTGTCGGCAAGACCATGCTGGCCAAGGCGCTGGCGCGGTCCATCGACTGTTCGGTGCGACGGATCCAGTTCACGCCGGACCTGCTGCCCTCGGACATCACCGGTGTGTCGATCTTCGACCAGCAGCGGCGGGACTTCGAGTTCAAGCCGGGTGCGATCTTCGCCCAGATCGTGATCGGCGACGAGATCAACCGCGCCTCGCCGAAGACGCAGTCGGCGCTTCTGGAGTCGATGGAGGAGCGCCAGGTCACCATCGACGGACACTCCTACGAGCTGCCCGACCCGTTCATGGTGGTCGCCACCCAGAACCCGGTCGAGATGGAGGGCACCTACCCGCTGCCCGAGGCCCAGCGCGACCGGTTCATGGCCCGGGTCTCCATCGGCTACCCCAGCCCGGAGGCCGAGCTCCAGATGCTCGACGTGCACGGGGGCATCTCCCCGCTGGACGACCTCCAGCCGGTGGCCCACGCGCACGACATCGTGAAGCTGATCGACGCCGTCCGTACGGTGCATGTGGCCGACGCCGTGCGGCGCTACGCCGTGGAGCTCGTCGGAGCCACCCGGAGCCACCCCGACCTCAGACTCGGCGCCTCCCCGCGCGCGACGCTGCACCTGCTGCGGGCCGCGAAGGCGTCCGCCGCGCTCAGCGGGCGCGACTACGCCCTGCCGGACGACGTCCAGGCGCTGGCCACGCCGGTGCTCGCGCACCGGCTGCTGCCCACCGCCCAGGCCCAGCTGAACCGCCGCACGGCGGAGCAGGTGGTCCTGGAGATCATCCAGCGCACCCCCGTGCCGACCTCGGCCGGCGGCACCGCGCCGCCCGCTCCGGGCGGGCAGGGGCCGGGCCGCCCGCTCTACCACCAGCACCAGCCCGGGGCACGGCAGCTGTGA
- a CDS encoding beta-class carbonic anhydrase yields the protein MSTSAHSPAESMTSTAAAVREGGQVTDRLIELNAGYAKDFRDPGMDARPVLQVAVVACMDARLDLHAALGLELGDCHTIRNAGGVVTDDVIRSLTISQRALGTRSVILIHHTNCGLESLTEDFRQELEREVGQRPVWAVEAYTDADQDVRQSMQRVRTSPFLLHTDDVRGFVFDVTTGLLREIPSAS from the coding sequence ATGTCGACTTCTGCTCACTCTCCCGCCGAGTCCATGACATCCACCGCCGCGGCGGTCCGCGAGGGGGGCCAGGTCACCGACCGGCTCATCGAACTGAACGCCGGATACGCGAAGGACTTCCGCGATCCGGGCATGGACGCGCGTCCCGTCCTCCAGGTGGCCGTGGTCGCCTGCATGGACGCCCGTCTCGACCTGCACGCGGCGCTCGGCCTGGAGCTCGGGGACTGCCACACCATCCGTAACGCGGGCGGCGTGGTCACCGACGACGTGATCCGCTCCCTGACCATCAGCCAGCGGGCGCTCGGCACCCGCAGCGTGATCCTCATCCACCACACCAACTGCGGCCTGGAGTCCCTCACCGAGGACTTCCGGCAGGAACTGGAGCGCGAGGTGGGCCAGCGTCCGGTCTGGGCGGTGGAGGCCTACACGGACGCCGACCAGGACGTACGCCAGTCGATGCAGCGGGTGCGCACCTCGCCGTTCCTGCTCCACACCGACGACGTGCGCGGGTTCGTCTTCGACGTGACCACCGGCCTGCTGCGCGAGATCCCCTCCGCCTCCTGA
- a CDS encoding UDP-N-acetylmuramoyl-L-alanyl-D-glutamate--2,6-diaminopimelate ligase — MTYPGAPRPDRLRPTPLGELADRLGVEAAGTGEVTGITHDSRAVRPGDVYAALPGARFHGADFAAQAAGLGAAAVLTDPAGAERAAATGLPVLVTEDPRAVMGELAADIYGRPGIGLLQLGITGTSGKTTTAYLVEGGLRAAGRPTGLIGTVEMRIGDERIKSERTTPEATDLQALFAVMRERGVEAVAMEVSSHALVLGRVDGCVFDVAVFNNLSPEHMEFHSGMEDYFQAKAQLFTPERSHRGVVNFDDEYGRRLLTESGVPVTSFSAEGHPDADWHAEDVEVGPHDSTFTAVGPKGERITARAPLPGPFNVANTLAAIVTLAVAGVDPQTAADGIAAVPGVPGRLERVDAGQPYLAVVDYAHKTDAVESVLRSLRKVTEGKVHIVLGCGGDRDTTKRGPMGAAAARLADTAVLTSDNPRSEDPLAILAAMLSGAAEVPVHERGDVLVDADRASAIAAAVARAEAGDTVLVAGKGHEQGQDIHGVVRAFDDRKVLHAAIERSLARPGAADRAPHLENNSQG; from the coding sequence GTGACCTACCCGGGAGCGCCCCGACCGGACCGGCTCCGGCCCACCCCCCTCGGCGAGCTGGCAGACCGGCTAGGCGTCGAAGCGGCCGGGACCGGCGAGGTCACCGGCATCACGCACGACTCGCGGGCCGTGCGCCCGGGCGACGTGTACGCGGCCCTGCCCGGCGCCCGCTTCCACGGCGCCGACTTCGCGGCCCAGGCCGCGGGCCTCGGCGCCGCGGCCGTCCTCACCGACCCCGCGGGCGCCGAGCGCGCCGCGGCCACCGGTCTGCCGGTGCTGGTCACCGAGGACCCGCGCGCCGTGATGGGCGAGCTGGCCGCCGACATCTACGGTCGGCCCGGCATCGGCCTCCTCCAGCTCGGCATCACCGGAACCTCCGGCAAGACCACCACCGCGTACCTCGTCGAGGGCGGACTGCGCGCGGCCGGGCGCCCCACCGGGCTGATCGGCACCGTCGAGATGCGGATCGGCGACGAGCGCATCAAGTCCGAGCGCACCACCCCCGAAGCCACCGACCTCCAGGCGCTGTTCGCCGTCATGCGCGAACGCGGCGTCGAGGCCGTCGCGATGGAGGTCTCCAGCCACGCCCTGGTGCTCGGCCGGGTCGACGGCTGCGTCTTCGACGTCGCCGTCTTCAACAACCTCAGCCCGGAGCACATGGAGTTCCACTCCGGCATGGAGGACTACTTCCAGGCCAAGGCCCAGCTGTTCACCCCCGAACGCAGCCACCGCGGCGTCGTGAACTTCGACGACGAGTACGGCCGCAGGCTCCTGACCGAGTCCGGGGTGCCCGTCACCAGCTTCTCCGCCGAGGGCCACCCGGACGCCGACTGGCACGCCGAGGACGTCGAGGTCGGACCGCACGACAGCACCTTCACCGCCGTCGGCCCGAAGGGCGAGCGGATCACCGCCCGCGCCCCGCTGCCCGGCCCGTTCAACGTCGCCAACACCCTCGCCGCGATCGTCACGCTGGCCGTCGCGGGCGTCGACCCGCAGACCGCCGCCGACGGCATCGCGGCCGTCCCCGGGGTCCCCGGCCGGCTGGAGCGGGTGGACGCCGGACAGCCCTACCTCGCCGTCGTCGACTACGCGCACAAGACCGACGCCGTCGAGTCCGTACTGCGCTCCCTGCGCAAGGTCACCGAGGGCAAGGTGCACATCGTCCTCGGCTGCGGCGGCGACCGCGACACCACCAAGCGCGGCCCGATGGGCGCGGCAGCCGCCCGGCTCGCCGACACCGCCGTGCTGACCTCCGACAACCCCCGCTCCGAGGACCCCCTCGCGATCCTCGCCGCGATGCTCTCCGGAGCCGCCGAGGTGCCCGTCCACGAGCGCGGCGACGTGCTGGTCGACGCCGACCGAGCTTCGGCCATCGCCGCCGCCGTCGCCCGCGCGGAGGCGGGCGACACCGTCCTCGTCGCGGGCAAGGGGCACGAACAGGGCCAGGACATCCACGGGGTGGTACGCGCCTTCGACGACCGCAAGGTCCTGCACGCAGCCATCGAGCGGTCCCTGGCGCGTCCCGGCGCCGCGGACCGTGCCCCTCACCTCGAGAACAACAGTCAGGGATGA
- a CDS encoding UDP-N-acetylmuramoyl-tripeptide--D-alanyl-D-alanine ligase codes for MITLSLAEIAEIVGGQSYDIPDPAVTVTGPVVIDSREVAPGSLFAAFAGERVDGHDYAQRAVEAGAAAVLAARPVGVPAIVVDDVVGALGALARAVVERLGTTVVGLTGSAGKTSTKDLIAQLLQRKGPTVWTPGSLNNEIGLPVTALTATAETEHLVLEMGARGVGHIHYLANLTPPRIGLVLNVGSAHLGEFGSREAIAQAKGELVEVLPEDGCAVLNADDPLVRAMASRTRARVLLFGEAPEADVRGEKVRMTADGRPAFELHTPTGCSDVTMRLYGEHHVSNALAAAAVAHELGMSVTEIAEALSEAGTLSRWRMEVTERPDGVTIVNDAYNANPESMRAALRALAAMGQARGADGGRTWAVLGQMAELGDASLAEHDAVGRLAVRLNVSKLVAVGGREASWLQLGAYNEGSWGEESVHVSDAQAAVDLLRSELRPGDVVLVKASRSVGLEKVAQALLENSTEGEVAGR; via the coding sequence GTGATCACCCTTTCCCTCGCCGAGATCGCCGAAATCGTCGGCGGGCAGTCGTACGACATACCGGATCCGGCAGTCACCGTGACCGGACCCGTCGTCATCGACTCCCGCGAGGTCGCCCCCGGCAGCCTGTTCGCCGCGTTCGCCGGCGAACGGGTCGACGGCCACGACTACGCCCAGCGCGCCGTCGAGGCAGGCGCGGCAGCCGTGCTGGCGGCCCGCCCCGTCGGCGTTCCAGCGATCGTCGTGGACGATGTCGTCGGCGCCCTCGGAGCCCTCGCCCGTGCCGTCGTCGAACGCCTCGGCACCACCGTCGTCGGCCTCACCGGATCCGCCGGCAAGACGTCCACCAAGGACCTGATCGCGCAGCTCCTCCAGCGCAAGGGCCCGACCGTCTGGACGCCCGGCTCCCTCAACAACGAGATCGGCCTGCCGGTCACGGCGCTGACCGCCACCGCCGAGACCGAGCACCTGGTCCTGGAGATGGGGGCCCGCGGCGTCGGCCACATCCACTATCTGGCCAACCTCACACCGCCCCGCATCGGCCTGGTCCTCAACGTCGGCTCCGCCCACCTCGGCGAGTTCGGCAGCCGGGAGGCCATCGCCCAGGCCAAGGGCGAGCTGGTCGAGGTCCTGCCCGAGGACGGCTGCGCCGTGCTCAACGCGGACGACCCGCTCGTCCGCGCCATGGCCTCGCGCACCCGGGCACGCGTCCTGCTCTTCGGAGAAGCCCCGGAAGCGGACGTACGGGGCGAGAAGGTCAGGATGACCGCCGACGGGCGGCCCGCCTTCGAGCTCCACACACCCACCGGGTGCAGCGACGTGACCATGCGCCTGTACGGTGAGCACCACGTGTCGAACGCGCTCGCCGCGGCCGCCGTCGCCCATGAGTTGGGCATGTCCGTGACCGAGATCGCCGAGGCGCTCTCGGAGGCGGGCACCCTCTCCCGCTGGCGCATGGAGGTCACCGAGCGTCCGGACGGTGTGACGATCGTCAACGACGCCTACAACGCGAACCCCGAATCCATGAGAGCCGCACTGCGTGCGCTGGCTGCCATGGGCCAGGCCCGAGGGGCCGACGGGGGACGCACCTGGGCGGTGCTCGGTCAGATGGCCGAGCTCGGTGACGCGTCGCTCGCCGAGCACGACGCGGTCGGACGGCTCGCCGTCCGGCTCAACGTCAGCAAGCTCGTCGCTGTCGGGGGGAGAGAAGCCTCCTGGCTGCAACTGGGCGCATATAACGAGGGTTCGTGGGGTGAGGAGTCGGTGCACGTGTCCGACGCACAGGCGGCCGTCGACCTGTTGCGCAGTGAACTGCGCCCGGGAGACGTCGTGCTGGTGAAGGCGTCCCGGTCGGTCGGCCTGGAGAAGGTCGCCCAGGCACTGCTGGAGAACTCGACCGAGGGCGAGGTCGCCGGCCGATGA
- the mraY gene encoding phospho-N-acetylmuramoyl-pentapeptide-transferase: MRQILFAGAIGLFLTLVGTPLLIKLLARKGYGQFIRDDGPRTHGSKKGTPTMGGIAFILATVIAYLLAKVLTGEDIRYSGVLVLFLMTGMGLVGFLDDYIKIVKQRSLGLRAKAKMAGQLIVGIAFAVLSLQFPNSAGSTPASDRLSFVEDFGWSIGPVLFCVWALFMILAMSNGVNLTDGLDGLATGASVMVFGAYTFIGLWQFQESCANADKLTNPSACFEVRDPLDLAVVAAALMGACFGFLWWNTSPAKIFMGDTGSLALGGAIAGLAILSRTELLMAVLGGLFVMITMSVVIQVGSFKMTGKRVFRMAPLQHHFELKGWSEVLVVVRFWIIQGMCVIVGLGLFYAGWAAKK, encoded by the coding sequence ATGAGGCAGATCCTCTTCGCGGGGGCCATCGGGCTCTTCCTGACCCTGGTCGGTACTCCGCTGCTGATCAAGCTGCTGGCCCGCAAGGGATACGGGCAGTTCATCCGGGACGACGGCCCGCGCACCCACGGCAGCAAGAAGGGCACGCCCACGATGGGCGGCATCGCCTTCATCCTGGCGACGGTCATCGCGTACCTCCTCGCGAAGGTCCTCACGGGAGAGGACATCCGCTACTCCGGCGTCCTCGTGCTGTTCCTCATGACCGGCATGGGGCTCGTCGGGTTCCTCGACGACTACATCAAGATCGTCAAGCAGCGTTCGCTCGGTCTGCGGGCCAAGGCGAAGATGGCGGGACAGCTGATCGTCGGCATCGCCTTCGCGGTGCTCTCGCTCCAGTTCCCCAACTCAGCGGGCAGCACCCCGGCCTCCGACCGGCTCTCCTTCGTGGAGGACTTCGGCTGGTCGATCGGCCCGGTGCTCTTCTGCGTCTGGGCGCTGTTCATGATCCTCGCCATGTCCAACGGCGTGAACCTCACCGACGGCCTCGACGGACTGGCCACCGGCGCCTCCGTGATGGTCTTCGGCGCCTACACCTTCATCGGCCTCTGGCAGTTCCAGGAGTCCTGCGCCAACGCGGACAAGCTGACCAACCCCAGTGCCTGCTTCGAAGTACGCGACCCGCTCGACCTCGCCGTCGTCGCCGCCGCCCTGATGGGCGCCTGCTTCGGCTTCCTGTGGTGGAACACCTCGCCCGCCAAGATCTTCATGGGCGACACCGGCTCGCTCGCCCTCGGCGGCGCGATCGCGGGCCTCGCGATCCTCTCCCGCACCGAGCTCCTGATGGCCGTCCTCGGCGGCCTGTTCGTGATGATCACCATGTCCGTGGTCATCCAGGTCGGTTCGTTCAAGATGACCGGCAAGCGGGTCTTCCGGATGGCGCCGCTCCAGCACCACTTCGAACTCAAGGGGTGGTCCGAAGTCCTGGTCGTGGTCCGCTTCTGGATCATCCAGGGCATGTGCGTGATCGTCGGCCTCGGCCTCTTCTACGCGGGATGGGCAGCCAAGAAGTGA
- the rsmH gene encoding 16S rRNA (cytosine(1402)-N(4))-methyltransferase RsmH, which produces MSQTRHVPVMLQRCLDLLAPALQDPARPEPVVVDCTLGLGGHSEALLASFPTARLIALDRDKEALRLSGERLAPYGDRATLVHAVYDELPEVLARLGVPKVQGVLFDLGVSSMQLDEADRGFAYAQDAPLDMRMDQSTGMGAAEVLNTYPPGELVRILRAYGEEKQAKRIVSVVVREREKEPFSNSARLVELIRDALPQAAKRTGGNPAKRTFQALRIEVNGELSVLERAIPAAVECLDVGGRIAVLSYHSLEDRLVKQVFAAGAANTAPPGLPVVPERYQPRLKQLTRGAELPTEEEVAENRRAAPARLRGAQRIRAEER; this is translated from the coding sequence TTGAGCCAGACCCGACACGTCCCCGTGATGCTCCAGAGGTGTCTGGACCTGTTGGCCCCGGCTCTCCAGGACCCGGCCCGCCCGGAGCCCGTGGTCGTCGACTGCACCCTCGGCCTCGGCGGCCACAGCGAGGCGCTGCTCGCCTCCTTCCCCACCGCCCGGCTGATCGCCCTGGACCGCGACAAGGAGGCGCTCCGCCTCTCCGGCGAACGGCTCGCCCCCTACGGTGACCGGGCCACGCTCGTCCACGCGGTCTACGACGAGCTTCCCGAGGTCCTGGCGCGGCTCGGGGTCCCGAAGGTCCAGGGTGTGCTGTTCGACCTCGGCGTCTCCTCCATGCAACTGGACGAGGCCGACCGCGGATTCGCGTACGCCCAGGACGCCCCGCTCGACATGCGGATGGACCAGAGCACCGGCATGGGCGCCGCCGAGGTGCTCAACACCTACCCGCCCGGCGAACTGGTCCGCATCCTGCGCGCGTACGGCGAGGAGAAGCAGGCCAAGCGGATCGTCTCCGTCGTCGTACGCGAACGCGAGAAGGAGCCGTTCAGCAACAGTGCCCGGCTCGTCGAGCTGATCCGCGACGCGCTGCCGCAGGCCGCCAAGCGCACCGGGGGCAACCCCGCGAAGCGGACCTTCCAGGCCCTGCGCATCGAGGTCAACGGCGAGCTGAGCGTCCTGGAGCGGGCCATCCCGGCCGCCGTTGAGTGCCTCGACGTCGGCGGCCGTATCGCCGTGCTGTCCTACCACTCGCTGGAGGACCGGCTGGTCAAGCAGGTCTTCGCGGCCGGCGCCGCCAACACCGCGCCCCCCGGACTGCCCGTCGTCCCCGAGCGCTACCAGCCCCGGCTCAAGCAGCTCACCCGGGGCGCCGAGCTGCCCACCGAGGAGGAGGTCGCCGAGAACCGGCGCGCCGCCCCCGCCCGGCTGCGCGGCGCCCAGCGCATCCGCGCGGAGGAGCGATGA
- the murD gene encoding UDP-N-acetylmuramoyl-L-alanine--D-glutamate ligase, with protein MGSQEVSSTVDWQGKHVTVAGLGVSGIPAARALHERGALVTVVNDGDDERARAQAAGLEALGITVRLGDGATLPPSTELVVTAPGWQPDKPLFLAAAEAGVPVWGDVELAWRLRGTNGRKAAPWLAVTGTNGKTTTVRMLASILEAAGLRTAAVGNIGVSLLDAVLGETEYDVLAVELSSYQLHWAPSPRAHSAAVLNLAPDHLDWHGSMEAYAADKGRVYEGNTVACVYNAADPATEDLVREADVEEGCRAIGFTLGAPGPSQLGVVDGILVDRAFVANRQKQAQELAEVTDVDPPAPHNIANALAAAALARAFGVEPAAVRDGLRAFRPDAHRIEHIADIDEVRYVDDSKATNTHATEASLAAYDSIVWIAGGLAKGATFDELVAGAAKRLRGVVLIGADRALIREALTRHAPEVPVVDLDRTDTGAMSEAVARAAALARPGDTVLLAPACASMDMFTNYNKRGEAFADAVRARADESA; from the coding sequence ATGGGCAGCCAAGAAGTGAGCAGCACCGTGGACTGGCAGGGCAAGCATGTCACCGTCGCGGGGCTCGGCGTCAGCGGCATTCCCGCGGCCCGCGCCCTGCACGAGCGCGGTGCGCTCGTCACCGTCGTCAACGACGGCGACGACGAACGCGCCCGCGCGCAGGCGGCCGGACTGGAGGCGCTCGGCATCACCGTGCGCCTCGGCGACGGCGCGACGCTGCCGCCGTCCACGGAACTCGTCGTCACCGCCCCCGGCTGGCAGCCGGACAAGCCGCTCTTCCTGGCTGCCGCTGAGGCGGGCGTCCCGGTCTGGGGCGACGTCGAACTGGCCTGGCGACTGCGCGGAACGAACGGCCGGAAGGCCGCTCCCTGGCTCGCGGTCACCGGCACCAACGGCAAGACCACGACCGTACGGATGCTGGCGTCGATCCTTGAGGCGGCGGGCCTGCGCACCGCCGCCGTCGGCAACATCGGCGTATCGCTGCTGGACGCGGTGCTCGGCGAGACCGAGTACGACGTCCTCGCCGTCGAACTCTCCAGCTACCAGCTGCACTGGGCGCCCTCCCCCCGCGCGCACTCGGCGGCCGTCCTCAACCTGGCGCCGGACCACCTCGACTGGCACGGCTCGATGGAGGCGTACGCCGCCGACAAGGGCCGTGTCTACGAGGGCAACACGGTCGCCTGCGTCTACAACGCGGCCGACCCGGCCACCGAGGACCTGGTGCGCGAGGCGGACGTCGAAGAGGGCTGCCGCGCCATCGGCTTCACCCTCGGCGCCCCCGGCCCCTCGCAGCTCGGCGTGGTGGACGGCATCCTCGTCGACCGGGCGTTCGTCGCCAACCGCCAGAAGCAGGCCCAGGAACTGGCCGAGGTCACCGACGTCGACCCGCCGGCCCCGCACAACATCGCCAACGCCCTCGCCGCCGCCGCCCTCGCCCGCGCCTTCGGCGTGGAGCCGGCCGCCGTCCGCGACGGACTGCGCGCCTTCCGGCCGGACGCCCACCGCATCGAACACATCGCGGACATCGACGAAGTCCGTTACGTGGACGACTCCAAGGCCACCAACACCCATGCCACCGAGGCCTCCCTCGCCGCCTACGACTCCATCGTCTGGATCGCGGGCGGACTGGCCAAGGGCGCCACGTTCGACGAGCTGGTCGCCGGTGCGGCGAAGCGGCTGCGCGGGGTCGTGCTGATCGGCGCCGACCGGGCGCTGATCCGCGAAGCCCTGACGCGACACGCCCCCGAAGTCCCGGTGGTCGACCTCGACCGGACCGACACTGGGGCGATGTCCGAAGCGGTCGCACGGGCGGCCGCGCTCGCCCGGCCGGGGGATACGGTACTGCTGGCCCCGGCCTGTGCCTCGATGGACATGTTCACCAACTACAACAAGCGGGGCGAGGCGTTCGCGGACGCGGTCCGCGCACGCGCCGACGAGAGCGCCTGA